In one Desulfobaculum bizertense DSM 18034 genomic region, the following are encoded:
- a CDS encoding sigma 54-interacting transcriptional regulator yields MDTNIFFRQATLRICGSLDIDKALFQCLDFLKQHIPADGIYINIFQPKRKAIRFIARADETESTAMDTVVPITDEMCAALESPHRPRIRIINDITEDPTTSRVAGSVFKGRISILLMRLNINGKHLGVVGLYAHGLNRFSSEHGALLKLLHKPFALATAFALRQLNLRKTNTQLSQENQYLREQLSGGSRDGAIIGSRGGLQQVMMRVAQVAGLSNTVLLLGETGVGKEVIANAIHNSSPRATGPFIKVNCGAIPDSLIDSELFGHEKGAFTGASSTKKGVFEQADGGTLFLDEIGELPLSAQVRLLRVLQSRRFVRVGGTESRQVDIRIISATHRSLEDMVSEGSFRQDLWFRLNVFPVTIPPLRKRSQDIPELVSWFISKTSRRLGLAGLPNIPKAEMDRLISYTWPGNVRELENCVERAMILAEHNELKFDWLSPQLHHAPIPVPEEQPAGSDCLTMEEAMRQHIQSVLQKTGGKVHGPNGAARILDINPSTLRSRMKKLGITS; encoded by the coding sequence ATGGACACAAATATTTTTTTCCGACAGGCCACGCTCCGCATCTGCGGCAGTCTGGACATAGACAAGGCCCTGTTTCAGTGCCTTGATTTTCTCAAACAGCACATCCCGGCAGATGGCATCTACATCAATATTTTTCAGCCGAAGCGCAAAGCCATCCGCTTCATTGCCCGTGCAGACGAAACAGAAAGCACAGCAATGGACACGGTGGTGCCTATTACTGATGAAATGTGTGCGGCCCTAGAGTCTCCTCACCGCCCACGTATCCGAATCATTAATGACATCACCGAAGACCCCACGACCAGCCGGGTTGCAGGCTCTGTCTTCAAAGGCCGCATCTCCATTCTGCTCATGCGCCTCAACATCAACGGCAAACATCTTGGTGTCGTTGGTCTCTATGCACATGGTCTCAACCGCTTTTCCAGCGAGCACGGTGCCCTGCTCAAACTGCTTCACAAGCCCTTTGCTCTGGCAACGGCTTTTGCCCTGCGGCAACTCAACCTGCGCAAAACCAACACGCAGCTCAGCCAGGAAAACCAGTACCTTCGCGAACAGCTTTCTGGCGGCTCCAGAGACGGTGCAATCATTGGCAGCCGTGGCGGACTCCAACAGGTCATGATGCGTGTGGCGCAGGTTGCGGGACTTTCCAATACAGTTCTTCTGCTTGGTGAAACGGGGGTCGGAAAGGAAGTCATTGCCAATGCCATCCACAACAGTTCTCCGCGGGCAACCGGGCCATTCATTAAGGTAAACTGTGGAGCCATTCCGGATTCGCTCATCGATTCAGAGCTGTTTGGACATGAGAAGGGGGCGTTTACTGGCGCGTCTTCAACCAAGAAAGGTGTTTTTGAACAGGCAGACGGAGGAACGCTTTTCCTCGACGAGATTGGAGAACTTCCGCTCTCTGCCCAAGTACGACTTTTGCGCGTTCTACAAAGCCGTCGCTTTGTTCGTGTTGGCGGCACAGAATCCCGTCAGGTCGACATCAGAATTATTTCTGCCACCCATCGTTCTCTGGAAGACATGGTCTCAGAAGGCAGCTTTCGACAGGATCTCTGGTTCCGGCTCAATGTTTTTCCTGTGACCATCCCCCCACTGCGCAAGCGCTCACAGGATATTCCAGAACTGGTTTCATGGTTTATTTCCAAAACCAGCCGCCGCCTTGGGCTTGCGGGTCTCCCCAATATTCCCAAGGCAGAGATGGACAGACTCATTTCTTACACATGGCCGGGCAACGTCCGAGAACTGGAAAACTGTGTTGAGCGAGCGATGATCCTTGCCGAACACAATGAGCTTAAATTTGACTGGCTCTCCCCGCAGCTCCACCATGCTCCAATCCCTGTTCCCGAAGAACAGCCCGCGGGCAGTGACTGCCTGACAATGGAAGAGGCCATGCGTCAGCACATTCAAAGCGTGCTGCAAAAAACAGGGGGCAAGGTCCATGGCCCAAACGGTGCGGCTCGCATTCTGGACATAAACCCCAGCACACTGCGTAGCCGCATGAAAAAGCTCGGCATCACCAGCTAG
- a CDS encoding flavocytochrome c, whose protein sequence is MKETEKKRSAHAGSVKSRREVLRTGALLAGGLAVGALSGCTGGENKNDLPVEKSRAPLGRWDKEYDVIVVGSGFAGMAAAIEARKTGASVLVVDKMPVFGGNSTINGGAFAVAGSPLQEKEGVKDSVDLMVQDMLKAGRGLNHMGLLKIVAAGTRGAYEFTLEHGVKFKPFLQHFGGHSVPRTLQTTISSGAGIVRPLRKSAANLGVAFRNRCKFEDFILDENDAVIGIRVKDRYEFPNEESGEFREFRAKRGVVMCSGGFSQDRRFRMMQNPRLDERVDSTNHPGATAESMQAMFGVGASPVQIDLIQLGPWSSPDEKGFGMVSQFNTIAGFPMGIMVDVRTGKRFVNELGDRKERAEAILTRQDETGKPVYPVVFCTAKGAEKAQTLKACLKYNVAWKFDTIADLAKHFGMPVEGLEEQVAMYNEAVKTGEDKQFGKPMGRAIPLDKAPFYAVRCWPKVHYTMGGVEIDTHGHVMHMRTGKPIEGLFAAGEVTGGPHGASRLGSCAVAETLVIGRIAGRNAGKRSA, encoded by the coding sequence ATGAAAGAGACCGAAAAAAAACGTTCTGCACATGCTGGCTCAGTAAAGTCTCGCCGCGAAGTGCTGCGCACCGGAGCGCTTCTGGCTGGTGGCCTTGCTGTGGGCGCACTTTCTGGCTGCACCGGTGGAGAGAATAAAAACGACCTCCCAGTTGAAAAGTCACGTGCTCCCCTTGGCCGGTGGGATAAGGAATACGACGTTATTGTTGTTGGCAGTGGCTTTGCCGGAATGGCCGCAGCTATCGAAGCCCGCAAAACAGGCGCGTCTGTTCTCGTTGTGGACAAGATGCCCGTGTTTGGCGGCAACTCGACGATTAACGGTGGAGCTTTCGCTGTTGCTGGTTCTCCCCTTCAGGAAAAGGAAGGCGTGAAGGACTCCGTTGATCTGATGGTTCAGGACATGCTGAAAGCTGGCCGTGGTCTGAATCACATGGGGCTTTTGAAAATCGTCGCCGCAGGTACTCGTGGTGCGTACGAGTTCACTCTGGAACACGGCGTGAAGTTTAAGCCTTTCCTCCAGCACTTTGGTGGGCACAGCGTTCCCCGGACGCTCCAGACCACAATCAGCTCTGGTGCTGGCATTGTTCGCCCCTTGCGCAAAAGTGCGGCGAATCTTGGCGTTGCGTTCCGCAACCGCTGCAAATTTGAAGACTTCATTCTGGACGAAAATGACGCCGTGATCGGTATCCGCGTCAAAGATCGCTATGAATTCCCAAACGAAGAGTCTGGTGAATTCCGCGAGTTCCGCGCCAAACGTGGTGTTGTCATGTGTTCTGGTGGCTTCTCGCAGGACCGCCGTTTCCGCATGATGCAGAACCCTCGTCTTGATGAGCGTGTGGACAGCACAAATCACCCCGGTGCAACCGCCGAAAGCATGCAGGCCATGTTTGGGGTTGGTGCTTCTCCGGTTCAGATTGATCTTATTCAGCTTGGCCCCTGGTCTTCTCCTGATGAGAAGGGCTTTGGCATGGTGTCCCAGTTCAACACCATTGCAGGTTTCCCGATGGGCATCATGGTCGACGTTCGTACTGGCAAGCGCTTTGTGAACGAACTCGGTGACCGAAAGGAACGTGCAGAGGCTATTTTGACCAGACAGGACGAAACAGGAAAGCCTGTGTATCCCGTGGTGTTCTGTACGGCCAAAGGCGCAGAAAAGGCACAGACCCTGAAGGCGTGCCTGAAATATAATGTCGCCTGGAAATTTGATACGATTGCCGACTTGGCCAAGCACTTCGGAATGCCTGTTGAAGGGCTGGAAGAGCAGGTCGCGATGTACAACGAGGCTGTGAAAACAGGTGAAGACAAGCAGTTCGGCAAGCCTATGGGCCGCGCTATTCCGCTTGATAAGGCACCGTTTTACGCTGTGCGTTGCTGGCCAAAGGTCCATTACACAATGGGCGGCGTCGAAATTGATACGCACGGGCATGTCATGCACATGCGAACAGGCAAGCCCATTGAGGGCCTGTTTGCTGCGGGCGAGGTCACTGGTGGTCCTCACGGCGCAAGCCGTCTGGGCAGCTGCGCAGTTGCAGAAACACTGGTTATTGGCCGAATCGCAGGTAGAAATGCAGGAAAGCGTTCCGCATAA
- a CDS encoding HAL/PAL/TAL family ammonia-lyase, translated as MRQTCFRKIMATVLCVAAMQLLSCAAWAAQKTVTLDGQNLKLDQLIDIAEGRATVELDATAMKRVKDARELLMAFAAEGRPVYGLTVGVGLNKDKAIFHTDESGKKTLSPEVLKLSEQFNVNALRAHSAGVGPDMEARVVRATMAIRLNTLLAGRTGAQPYVAELYKDFLNKNLLPVVPSRGSVGECDITIAPHIGLVMMGEWKADYKGKRVSGAEALKMAGLKALKPSGKDALSILSTNSPAMAKAAFALNEAKQFMNVAPAVFGLSLEGLNGNVAPFLKPVNDVRPFSCFAQASSVLRDELEGSYVWAPAKGRALQDPLSYRTGVYTFGAAFEALHDAIGKWTVQVNSSDDNPAVVVGIEPAKNTPAQVAKYYLDAGHIKGAIFPTSNFEPLPVVLKLENLGIALSHVSRNAAMRCLRLVDPHFTHLSRFLAADDVAINFGAIGKPFVALDAENRELANPVSQDIIPLAGNIEDTGTNSMRVADRLSKMVDNLYYIYGLELFHAAQAIDLRKREGEIALGKGTGAMFTAYRKQVSFVKKDRPFTPDIQDSHDFLKAYNR; from the coding sequence ATGAGACAGACATGTTTTCGTAAGATTATGGCTACCGTTTTGTGTGTAGCCGCCATGCAGCTTTTGAGCTGTGCCGCCTGGGCAGCACAGAAGACTGTGACACTTGATGGACAGAATCTGAAGCTGGATCAGCTTATTGATATTGCAGAAGGTCGCGCGACCGTCGAACTGGATGCTACCGCCATGAAGCGGGTGAAGGACGCCCGTGAACTTCTGATGGCATTCGCTGCCGAAGGTCGCCCCGTGTATGGCCTGACCGTTGGCGTTGGCCTGAACAAGGACAAGGCTATTTTCCACACTGATGAGAGCGGAAAAAAGACCCTGAGCCCTGAAGTCCTGAAACTTTCCGAGCAGTTCAACGTGAACGCCCTGCGCGCACACAGCGCTGGCGTTGGCCCGGACATGGAAGCCCGCGTTGTTCGTGCAACAATGGCTATCCGCCTGAACACTCTGCTTGCTGGCCGCACTGGTGCCCAGCCGTACGTTGCAGAGCTGTACAAAGACTTTTTGAACAAGAATCTTCTCCCTGTTGTCCCGTCCCGTGGTAGTGTTGGCGAATGCGACATCACCATTGCCCCTCACATCGGCCTTGTAATGATGGGCGAGTGGAAGGCTGACTATAAGGGAAAGCGCGTCTCTGGCGCAGAAGCTCTCAAGATGGCAGGCCTGAAAGCGCTGAAGCCTTCTGGCAAGGATGCTCTGTCTATCCTGAGCACCAACTCTCCTGCTATGGCCAAAGCTGCTTTTGCCCTGAACGAGGCAAAGCAGTTCATGAATGTTGCTCCTGCTGTTTTTGGCCTGTCTCTTGAGGGTTTGAACGGTAATGTGGCTCCTTTCCTGAAGCCCGTTAACGACGTTCGTCCTTTCTCCTGCTTTGCTCAGGCATCCTCCGTCCTGCGTGATGAGCTGGAAGGAAGCTACGTGTGGGCACCTGCCAAGGGCCGTGCTCTTCAGGACCCGCTGAGCTACCGTACTGGTGTCTACACATTTGGTGCTGCGTTTGAGGCTCTTCACGACGCTATTGGCAAGTGGACTGTTCAGGTCAATTCCTCCGACGACAACCCTGCCGTTGTTGTGGGAATCGAGCCTGCAAAGAACACTCCTGCTCAGGTTGCGAAGTATTACCTCGACGCTGGTCACATCAAGGGTGCGATCTTCCCGACCTCCAACTTTGAGCCTCTTCCGGTTGTGCTCAAGCTGGAGAACCTCGGCATTGCCCTGTCTCATGTCTCCCGTAACGCTGCCATGCGTTGCCTGCGACTTGTTGACCCGCACTTTACTCACCTGTCCCGCTTCCTTGCTGCTGATGATGTTGCCATTAACTTTGGCGCCATTGGCAAGCCTTTTGTGGCTCTGGATGCGGAAAACCGTGAGCTGGCTAACCCTGTCTCTCAGGACATCATCCCGCTCGCTGGTAACATCGAAGACACAGGAACAAACTCCATGCGTGTCGCAGACCGTCTCTCCAAGATGGTGGATAATCTCTACTACATCTACGGTCTTGAGCTGTTCCATGCTGCCCAGGCAATTGATCTGCGCAAGCGCGAAGGTGAGATTGCTCTTGGTAAGGGTACTGGCGCAATGTTTACGGCATACCGTAAACAGGTCTCTTTTGTTAAAAAAGACCGCCCCTTTACTCCTGACATTCAGGATTCCCATGACTTCCTGAAGGCATATAACAGGTAG
- a CDS encoding cytochrome c3 family protein — MKKHTAILCALMLAVSFGSFLAPSFADGGQQGTSPKVAHVPGVTENLKVWMNSKLGKPTVKEYHRKVHQNGTNCELCHGAVNPTKAPDDRNCLKCHGTREQVAQLTADLDHNPHNSPHYGIDAPCTTCHKEHQESTVYCNTCHPFKYKNFKK, encoded by the coding sequence ATGAAAAAGCACACTGCCATTTTGTGTGCCCTGATGCTTGCTGTTTCTTTTGGCAGCTTTCTTGCGCCCTCGTTTGCAGACGGCGGACAGCAGGGTACCTCTCCAAAGGTCGCGCATGTTCCCGGAGTTACAGAAAACCTCAAGGTGTGGATGAATTCCAAGCTGGGGAAGCCTACGGTGAAAGAATATCACCGGAAAGTGCACCAGAATGGGACGAATTGTGAGCTGTGTCATGGTGCGGTGAATCCAACCAAGGCTCCAGACGACAGGAATTGCCTGAAATGTCATGGAACTCGTGAGCAGGTTGCCCAGCTGACCGCTGATCTTGACCACAATCCTCACAACTCTCCGCACTATGGAATTGATGCACCGTGTACGACCTGCCACAAGGAGCATCAGGAATCCACAGTTTACTGTAATACCTGCCATCCCTTTAAGTACAAGAATTTTAAGAAGTAG
- the phsC gene encoding thiosulfate reductase cytochrome B subunit: protein MRRVAAGVFLPLLLCLLAVVPALAGPRPVQETNASCLKCHGDEDIAPRTERGASLELYVPAKRFAKSVHRGLACVECHPGAGTKEDFTEAPHKLSAQGAKTCVDCHGKYFSDINSSYSQSFHAKQLGDKFSCTSCHNAHVMENTVATKPSMDQVRFDNYTCLKCHTDLTGYKALSGKEVWEQDLSHDFLPNKAEHFAAVRCIECHTPAKSADMHRILPKEESLKDCTACHSEESILTHRMHSEPTDADFGGKFLGKGLFDDASLLKKLAPLKKSEVAANMIPNALGFINNGLFKDSYVIGATRNVVLDTWAFYLALATLFALVLHGGLRYLSSRKRQGHAGAPHSEYVYDLHIRLWHWMNALLFVVLLVTGMSLHFAGLAGTLDFALSVRLHDIAGCLLVANYAVFVLMALVTGNIKQYIPNPRGLIVRWYLQARFYLWGIFRGEAHPFRVTRSQKFNPLQQAAYLPLMYLMMPLLILSGIWMFFPELTPDTVFGFPGRWLTATVHYVLAVGFGIFLIVHIYLSSTGDHALSLIKGMFTGYHVSHEPQDEEKR, encoded by the coding sequence ATGCGCAGAGTAGCTGCCGGGGTCTTTTTACCCCTTCTTTTGTGCCTGCTCGCTGTTGTGCCAGCGCTTGCCGGGCCACGTCCAGTTCAGGAAACAAATGCCTCGTGTCTTAAATGTCATGGAGATGAGGACATTGCCCCGCGTACAGAGCGGGGAGCTTCCCTTGAGCTGTATGTGCCTGCCAAGCGTTTTGCCAAAAGCGTTCACCGAGGGTTGGCGTGTGTTGAATGCCATCCTGGAGCTGGGACAAAAGAGGACTTTACAGAAGCCCCACACAAGCTTTCTGCACAGGGCGCAAAGACCTGTGTGGACTGCCACGGTAAATATTTTTCTGATATTAACTCGTCGTATTCTCAGAGTTTCCATGCCAAGCAGCTTGGCGACAAGTTTTCCTGTACCTCATGTCACAATGCGCATGTTATGGAAAACACTGTCGCGACAAAGCCGAGTATGGATCAGGTTCGTTTTGATAACTACACCTGTCTGAAGTGTCACACTGATTTGACAGGGTACAAGGCTCTTTCCGGGAAAGAAGTGTGGGAGCAGGATCTGTCTCACGACTTCTTGCCAAACAAGGCAGAGCATTTTGCTGCGGTTCGCTGTATTGAGTGTCACACTCCGGCCAAGTCCGCCGACATGCACCGCATTCTGCCGAAAGAAGAGTCCCTGAAGGACTGCACTGCGTGCCATAGCGAAGAGTCTATCTTGACGCATCGTATGCACTCCGAACCAACTGATGCAGATTTTGGTGGGAAATTCCTTGGGAAAGGTCTGTTTGACGATGCTTCTCTTTTGAAGAAGCTTGCTCCGCTGAAAAAGAGCGAAGTTGCCGCAAACATGATTCCCAACGCCCTTGGTTTCATCAATAACGGACTGTTCAAGGATTCCTATGTGATCGGCGCAACCCGAAATGTTGTTCTGGATACATGGGCATTTTATCTGGCCCTCGCAACGCTCTTTGCCCTCGTGCTGCATGGTGGACTTCGATACCTCAGCAGTCGCAAGCGTCAGGGGCATGCTGGAGCACCGCACAGCGAGTACGTGTATGACCTGCACATTCGTCTGTGGCACTGGATGAACGCGCTGCTCTTTGTGGTCCTGCTGGTGACGGGTATGAGCCTGCATTTTGCCGGGCTTGCCGGAACCCTTGATTTTGCACTGAGCGTAAGACTGCATGACATTGCGGGCTGCCTGCTTGTTGCCAACTATGCCGTCTTTGTCCTTATGGCACTGGTGACAGGGAACATTAAGCAGTACATTCCCAATCCTCGGGGACTGATTGTCCGCTGGTACTTGCAGGCTCGTTTCTACCTGTGGGGTATTTTCCGTGGAGAGGCCCATCCGTTCCGGGTGACGCGTTCCCAGAAGTTTAACCCCTTGCAGCAGGCTGCGTACCTTCCGTTGATGTACCTCATGATGCCTTTGCTGATTCTGTCTGGTATCTGGATGTTTTTCCCAGAGCTGACACCTGATACAGTGTTTGGGTTCCCCGGACGCTGGCTGACAGCAACTGTGCATTATGTCTTGGCCGTTGGTTTTGGAATTTTCCTGATTGTTCATATCTACTTGAGTTCAACAGGAGACCATGCCCTGTCCCTCATCAAGGGCATGTTTACCGGATACCACGTTTCACACGAACCTCAAGACGAGGAAAAGCGATAG
- a CDS encoding tetratricopeptide repeat protein — MKRRHMLLLLVGFSCLLFWSQEACARDAFDRGTIYQAHFADTDTGVYIDQDDFFIVVVQAWEGEPRRTLEMRAMLEVPKVFSRWALSEALEQQVQKKGVPSALDERLALYSKSTAGQVELRKMNVSVTENRPVGKNYRYALSGDVHELYAAREKFLKKRQNSELLLRDYLKGLAASEDLEELKNVFTELGVDFLAVRFALSPMQEEFSLVNYAQSPNVLVQRRWDDALHKKDINDSDLEKLAEAPAHPDLMRFLYSLQNEKSPEAAGVALLANAAFPSQWGKEAVKSWSESGPESFLLVTPYAEDVSSEHVVALVLSGAGFFFMGDSVPRADSEEFKEARELFRQGAEVSQIKPLLIRALQKNPANQTCWDYLAALFKAKGHWRDAASVYQFLLMFDPFKGESLASLAECYCELGFVEQGKWTALAAETFAQPNEMKAVKSILGRVHKKIQNTMEG, encoded by the coding sequence ATGAAACGTCGGCATATGCTGCTTTTATTGGTGGGATTCAGCTGCTTGCTGTTTTGGAGTCAAGAGGCTTGTGCTCGAGACGCGTTTGATCGGGGGACAATATACCAGGCTCATTTTGCTGACACAGATACGGGCGTGTACATCGACCAGGATGATTTTTTCATTGTCGTTGTCCAGGCTTGGGAGGGGGAGCCTCGGCGAACCCTAGAAATGAGGGCAATGCTGGAAGTCCCAAAGGTCTTTTCAAGATGGGCACTCTCCGAAGCTTTAGAACAACAGGTTCAAAAAAAGGGTGTTCCCTCTGCGCTTGATGAGCGTCTTGCCCTCTATTCAAAATCTACAGCGGGGCAGGTTGAGCTGCGTAAAATGAATGTCTCTGTGACAGAGAATAGACCTGTGGGGAAAAACTACAGATATGCTCTCTCTGGGGATGTTCATGAACTCTATGCGGCTCGAGAGAAATTCCTGAAAAAAAGGCAAAATTCTGAATTGCTTCTTCGTGATTATTTGAAGGGGCTTGCCGCAAGCGAAGACCTTGAAGAGTTAAAGAATGTTTTCACCGAATTAGGTGTAGATTTTCTTGCCGTTCGCTTTGCACTTTCCCCCATGCAGGAAGAATTTAGCCTTGTGAACTATGCTCAATCTCCTAATGTTCTTGTGCAAAGACGATGGGATGATGCGTTGCATAAGAAAGACATAAATGATTCTGACCTCGAAAAACTTGCAGAAGCTCCAGCACATCCAGATCTCATGCGATTCCTTTACTCGTTGCAGAACGAAAAAAGTCCTGAGGCAGCAGGAGTGGCGTTGCTTGCAAATGCTGCATTCCCATCACAGTGGGGAAAAGAGGCTGTAAAGAGCTGGTCTGAGTCTGGTCCTGAAAGTTTTTTGCTTGTGACTCCGTATGCCGAAGATGTTTCGTCTGAACATGTTGTTGCTCTTGTTTTGAGTGGCGCAGGTTTCTTTTTTATGGGGGATTCTGTTCCAAGAGCTGATTCAGAGGAATTTAAAGAGGCGCGAGAATTATTTCGACAGGGGGCAGAAGTTTCACAAATTAAGCCCCTTTTGATCAGAGCACTTCAAAAAAATCCTGCAAATCAGACATGCTGGGATTACCTTGCTGCGCTTTTTAAAGCGAAAGGACATTGGCGGGATGCTGCTTCTGTGTATCAGTTTTTGCTTATGTTTGATCCCTTTAAAGGTGAATCGTTGGCAAGCCTCGCTGAGTGTTATTGCGAGCTTGGCTTTGTGGAGCAGGGGAAGTGGACAGCACTTGCAGCAGAAACATTCGCTCAGCCCAATGAAATGAAGGCCGTAAAAAGTATTTTAGGCCGTGTACATAAGAAAATTCAAAATACTATGGAAGGATAG